One genomic window of Leptotrichia shahii includes the following:
- a CDS encoding Glu/Leu/Phe/Val family dehydrogenase, translating into MAKETLNPFEIAQKQIKSACDKLNADPAVYEILKNPMRVLEVSFPVKLDNGTVKTFVGYRSQHNNAVGPFKGGLRFHPDVTKDEVKALSTWMTFKCSVAGIPYGGGKGGMAINPKDYSKAELERISKGFAKAISPIIGEKVDIPAPDVNTNGQIMSWMVDAYEEVAGKSTKGVFTGKPLEFGGSLARTEATGYGVNLTAKKALAKLNIDVKGATYAVQGFGNVGFYTAYYAHKDGAKIVAFSNSDVAIYNENGIDMEAVIKDFEENGRIAANKGYGKDITNAELLELEVDVLAPCALENQITSENADRIKAKVVAEGANGPTTPEADEILFKKGIVVIPDILANSGGVVVSYFEWVQNLQSYYWPFEEVQQKEDALLSGAFEDVWTLASEYKVDLRNAAYMKSIERISKAMKLRGWY; encoded by the coding sequence ATGGCAAAAGAAACATTAAATCCATTTGAGATTGCTCAAAAACAAATCAAATCAGCTTGTGATAAATTAAATGCAGATCCAGCTGTTTATGAAATTCTAAAAAATCCTATGAGAGTGTTGGAAGTATCGTTCCCAGTAAAACTAGACAATGGAACAGTTAAAACATTTGTAGGATACAGATCACAGCACAACAACGCAGTAGGACCTTTTAAAGGTGGACTTAGATTCCATCCAGATGTAACAAAAGATGAAGTAAAAGCATTGTCAACTTGGATGACGTTCAAGTGTTCAGTAGCAGGAATCCCTTATGGTGGTGGAAAAGGTGGAATGGCAATTAACCCTAAAGATTATTCTAAAGCTGAATTAGAAAGAATCTCTAAAGGTTTTGCAAAAGCAATTTCACCAATTATTGGAGAAAAAGTTGATATACCAGCTCCAGACGTTAACACAAACGGACAAATCATGTCTTGGATGGTTGACGCTTATGAAGAAGTTGCAGGAAAATCAACAAAAGGTGTATTTACAGGAAAACCTTTAGAATTTGGAGGATCTCTTGCAAGAACAGAAGCAACTGGATACGGAGTTAATTTAACAGCTAAAAAAGCATTAGCAAAATTAAACATTGATGTTAAAGGGGCAACTTATGCTGTGCAAGGATTTGGAAATGTAGGATTTTATACAGCTTATTACGCACATAAAGACGGTGCCAAAATTGTAGCATTCTCAAATTCAGATGTTGCAATTTATAATGAAAATGGAATTGACATGGAAGCTGTAATAAAAGATTTTGAAGAAAATGGACGTATTGCAGCAAACAAAGGATACGGAAAAGACATTACAAATGCTGAATTATTAGAACTGGAAGTTGACGTTCTAGCGCCATGTGCTTTAGAAAATCAAATTACTTCTGAAAATGCTGACAGAATTAAAGCAAAAGTAGTTGCAGAAGGAGCAAATGGACCGACTACTCCAGAAGCCGATGAAATCTTATTTAAAAAAGGAATCGTAGTTATCCCTGACATTCTTGCAAACTCAGGTGGAGTTGTAGTTTCATACTTTGAATGGGTACAAAACTTGCAAAGCTACTATTGGCCATTTGAAGAAGTTCAACAAAAAGAAGATGCACTATTATCAGGAGCATTTGAAGATGTGTGGACTTTAGCATCTGAATATAAGGTAGACTTAAGAAATGCTGCTTATATGAAGAGTATCGAAAGAATTTCAAAAGCAATGAAATTAAGAGGATGGTATTAA
- a CDS encoding MFS transporter, with product MKKNINRMIIMMFLCMVIYNLGHPGTPDLIQMRGWKKSISGEFLAFMSTAMFISSPYLGALADRFGMKRIFVLMPFFYGIAQLIFGFATSIPIIFLARIIAGFVSGGTFAVAFGYVSQLSEKEEKAKNIAKISSAIVIGGAIGQKIGGIVATVDPRYSFGLQFICGGILSLFILVFMREIINRREVIKKLENTLDIKNNKSLNPFLTFRYIKELDGFSKFFGVIIFLSGIGIYSYASALNYFFKFYEKVSADTIGTFVMCSSLLAFLGTGFLLEKLLKKFKEKSIHKIMIFIGIILMSAIFFRIKSGITPYFIMAVYTMSYEIVRSLGNTIIARRYAENQGKILGMVSAADSLGNAIGSYLSGHLLAFNPFLPFIVNIGIMAVVLILIERRVSKIFYKLKI from the coding sequence GTGAAAAAAAATATAAATAGAATGATAATAATGATGTTTTTATGTATGGTTATATATAATCTGGGACATCCAGGGACACCTGACCTGATTCAGATGAGAGGATGGAAAAAGAGCATTTCTGGAGAATTTCTAGCATTTATGAGCACAGCTATGTTTATTTCTTCGCCTTATTTAGGAGCATTGGCGGATAGATTTGGAATGAAGAGGATTTTTGTGCTTATGCCGTTTTTCTACGGGATTGCTCAGCTTATTTTTGGATTTGCGACAAGTATTCCTATTATATTTCTGGCTCGAATAATTGCAGGATTTGTTTCAGGTGGAACTTTTGCAGTAGCTTTCGGATATGTAAGTCAGCTGTCTGAAAAGGAGGAAAAGGCAAAAAATATAGCTAAAATCAGTTCAGCAATTGTAATTGGAGGAGCAATTGGGCAAAAAATCGGAGGAATTGTGGCAACTGTTGATCCTAGATATTCCTTTGGGCTGCAGTTTATTTGTGGCGGTATTTTATCGCTTTTTATCTTAGTATTTATGAGAGAAATTATAAATAGAAGAGAAGTTATAAAAAAATTAGAAAATACATTAGATATTAAAAATAATAAGAGCTTAAATCCATTTTTGACTTTTAGATATATAAAGGAACTTGATGGATTTTCAAAATTTTTTGGTGTTATAATTTTTTTATCTGGAATTGGGATTTATTCCTACGCAAGTGCATTAAATTATTTTTTCAAATTTTATGAAAAGGTTTCTGCAGATACGATTGGAACTTTTGTAATGTGTTCATCGCTTCTGGCATTTTTAGGAACAGGATTTTTACTAGAAAAGTTATTGAAGAAATTTAAAGAGAAAAGCATTCATAAAATTATGATTTTTATTGGTATAATATTGATGTCAGCTATATTTTTTAGAATAAAGTCAGGAATTACACCATATTTTATAATGGCAGTTTATACGATGAGCTATGAAATAGTACGGTCTCTAGGGAATACGATTATTGCTAGAAGATATGCTGAAAATCAAGGAAAAATACTAGGAATGGTATCTGCAGCAGATTCACTTGGAAATGCTATCGGATCTTATTTATCTGGACATTTATTGGCGTTTAATCCATTTTTGCCATTTATTGTAAATATTGGAATAATGGCTGTTGTGTTAATTTTGATTGAGAGGAGAGTATCCAAAATTTTTTATAAACTTAAAATATAA